The Anaeromyxobacter sp. Fw109-5 genomic interval CCGTCGGGACGGCGGTGAAGATCCTCATCCAGCTCCCCGGCGCCTCCTTCCCGTACCAGCTCACCGGCCGCGTCGCTCGCATCACCGAGTTCGGCAACCGAGCGAACCTGGTGCCGGGCATGGGCGTCGAGTTCACCGGCATCGACGACGCCAAGCGGGTGGACATCGAGGCGTTCGTGAACCGCCTCCGGCACCAGCTCGACGAGGCGTGAGCGCCCCCGATGCTGCGAGCGCGGCCGGGGCGCGGTAAGAGTCTCGCCGCAGTGAGAACCGAGCTGACGATCGAGGACCTCGCCCCCGGCGGCGAGGGCGTGGGGCACGCGGGCGCCCGGACGGTGTTCGTGCCTTGGACCGCGCCCGGCGACCGTGCGGTGGTGGACGTCCAGGCCGGCGACGGCACCGCGCACGGCAGCCTCGTGTCGCTGCGGGCGCCCGGGCCCGTACGCGTCCCGGCGCCTTGCGTGCACTTCGGCCCGGGGGAAGTCCCCGGGGTCTCGGCGCGAGGCCAGGCGCG includes:
- a CDS encoding TIGR02266 family protein, which gives rise to MQRPPENKRKTARLHHEIPVAYRTVGSFLTDWATNISQGGLFINTRAPLPVGTAVKILIQLPGASFPYQLTGRVARITEFGNRANLVPGMGVEFTGIDDAKRVDIEAFVNRLRHQLDEA